The window GATAGATCTGTCCGTAGGAATCTCATACACGTCCAGGCCGGATTTCGTCATAGATGGAATTAGGAGATTTATCCACTACATCAACAACGAGGAAGCTGCGATAATGCTATACCTCCAGGAGAAAGAGGATGCGGCCAAAGATGTGAAACTTGAATTCTACCATGAGACCATCAAAGAGAAGACCGAGATGTACCGCAACATGGTCAGCAGTGCATCCGCAAAGTCCAAAAGAAAAGATGTAGATATCCTCCTGAGTCTCCCGAAAGGACTGGCATCCCAGATTGACAGGATGGTGGAACGCACGGGATGCTTCCGCAATCACCAAGAGTTCATCAAAACCGGTTCGGCATATTTGATCATACTCTTGGGTGTGGACAATACCAATGACATGCTCACGACGAACTTCCTTGAGAGCAACCAATCCACGAAGGATCTGAAGGAACAAATAGAGAAAATGAGAAAGGAGATGGAAGAGATAAGGAAGGGGGCGAATCCGTTGATCAACTTCCCTCCAGAACCTGATGATGAACAGGAGAGTGATTGAGTGAGGATCTATCTTGACAACTGCTGCTATGGGCGTCCCTATGACAGCAAATCTCAAATTAGGATACAATTGGAGTCCGATGCGAAACTAGCAATCCAGCATCGGATTGAAGCGGGTAAGTACGATCTGGTCGCCTCCTCATTCCTTCTGGATGAGAACAACAAAAAGACGGATGTTAGCGTGAGATCCCACATATTCGACTACATAGATTCCAATATGAAGGTATTCGTTCAAGAAGACGAGGATCCGGAACTGAGGAAACTAGCTAGCGAAATTGAAGAGACCGGCATTAAATCCTTGGACGCATCCCATCTTGCTGCAGCGATCTACGCCGAATGCAACTACTTTATAACTACGGATGACCGTATTCTCAAATACAAGACGGACAAGATCAAGATCGTCAACCCAGTACAATTCATCACGGAGGAGGAGTGAATCAGATGTATACAGATGCTGAAGTAAGAGACATCGGAATGGCTTGCCTTGTAAAGAAACTCGGCAAAGTAGATACAGAACGTTTCATCTCCGGATTCATCAAGGACAGCGGAGACTATACACTAGCAAGAAGAGAGCTGTATGACGACATGACCTTGGATGAGGTCTTCGAGAGCGCTTCCAACTACATGAAAGAGCATCCTCTAAGTCCGGAGACAAAGGCTCGTCTGGATGCTTACAAGAAGGCGCAGTCTTCGAAAAATCAATGAATCAGATGATTCAAGACGGGTAATCTGGTGACTAACCAAACAGATCACGCTTTTATTGATTCATTTCAGAGAGCAGATATTGAGTTTCTGTTTCAGAAAGTCCGTAGGCTTTGCAGACTTCCAGATCTATCTGTTTCTGAATCTCTTCGTCCCCATGATTCAGCATGATCTGCTTTACAAGTTCTTCTATGATAGCCTTATTGCTTGGTGACATAGGAACTGGAATGTTCTCAACATACTGCTTCTTCCATCTTCTCGTTCCAGCACCTGAAGTAGCAGTAATGAATTGGAAATACCAGGACACTAATGACGAATTGAGAATACCTAACAAATAGTATGGATTCTCAACAGCAAAGAAAAAAACAGAAGCTATAGGTTCTACCTCCTGTTCAATGAGACAGAAACGACCTCTGTCTGCAAGTTCTATCCATCCTATCTTTAACTCGTGTAATTCGTCCATGAAGGCACAGTTACGAAGATTATATGGCGTGTCTCCCTTATCATATCTCTTTGTAAGCGCTTCAATATGCGGATTCAAATAATCTTTAATGGCTGGATACTCATCTACGTTTATGCGAGATAATCCTTTTTTCTTATCTCCATTATGAGGGTTAATCAGCCAAAACAACTGATTCTTGTGAACATAATGATCCATATCTCTCCCTCTAAGTGTTGGAGAGATAAGATTTGCCGATCTGGGATCTTTAGCTACAATAGCATCCATCTGAGTTTTATCGATAACAAATACCTCATCAAGACCTGTTGTTATGCCCCTGTAAATATTGATACCCCAATTTTTCAATTTGACGCCATTGCTTTCGATTACATCCTTTACAATTGCCTGGTCAGCATCTTGTATTGCCCACAATGAATTTACTGCAAATGTATTCATAAGAGCTTGTTCCGACACCAATTTCCATAGATCATAATCATCAGATTCTGAATGTATTTCACAGGATTCCATTGATACTTCATCGACTGCTGTCAGATCCTTCGTCTTCTTGTAAATCAAGATTCCAGATTCTACTGTCGCACTCTTGAATACCTTCATCTTGGACAGATTGATTATCGATTGCGGTTCCGTCTTCTGGATGAAGAAATTGCGCAGTTTGGAACCATACTTCGCCTTCATCCATGAATTTGAGGTTATGTATGCAAGCATTCCCCCATCACGCAACAGCGACAGGCTGCGCTCGTAGAACAAGCAGTAAAGGTCGCCAGTACGGTCGAACGTCTCATAGCCTGCCAATTGATACACTGGATAGGGCTTAGTGTCCTTGATATTCTGCAATGCTACATAGGGCGGATTGCCTATGATAATGTCGAAGCCACCCTGTTCGAAAACATCATTAAAAGATATGGTCCAATGGAACGGATACAGGCCTACGAAATCCATCTGAGACATCGACAGTCCTTTCTGAGCGAGCTTGTAATTCATCTCGACGCTCAACTGTACTGAAAGCGTCATGCTCAGATCATTGATTTCCTTCTGGAGACTGTGTGATTCCGGACCGGACATATTCCTGAAGGCTTTGATCAATTGGTCACGCTGGGATACCAGATCCTTGACGGGAGCGCTCATCCCCCTGATCGGGTAATTATCGAGAACTGTCCCTTTGAACTCATCATTGGGGTTGACAGAACCTATCAGAGCATCCCCGTGATAAACATTGTAGTCGATGTTCGGCAGAGAATCGTATGATGACGGAAGATAGGAATCTGCAACCCACAACCACATACGAAGCTTGGCTATCTCGACAGCCTTACCATCGAGATCTACACCGAAAATGTTGTTAGAGAGTATATCCTTCTTCAATTGCACATCGGTTTTTCTCAAACCAGCCAATAGGTTGAAATTGAAATAGATGCGGAACAGAACATCCGCCGAGGACAGCAGGAATGCACCCGAACCGCATGCATTATCACAGATCTTGAGCTTCAGCAACACATTGTCATATATCTTCCTCAGAGTTGTATCCCTCAGAGCGTAAACATCATCGATCGTCTTGATATCATCGACGTCATTCGATGGATAACCGTCAGCCAACATGTACTCTCTGATACGTGTCAGCAGGACCTCATGAATGGTCCTGGTGGACATGTAAGATGTTATCTGGCTTGGTGTATAGAATGAACCTGATTCTTTCCTTTTATCCGTGTTCATGGACATCTCAAAGATATATCCGAGAATCTCAGGATCCATAGTGTTGACTGAGCCGTCCCTGCTGCTCTCCAAATCAAAAGTACTGAGGAAATTCAATACTCTCTTGAGGGTTGCAGCTTTGATTCTGAATGTACTATGGAACTGTTCAGGACTGCTTGGGATGAACAGACTACCGTTCAGGTAGGGGACCTTACGGAATATCGGGTTGAGGGAATCACGACGATCCTCAGGAGTGTTGAGGACGTTGAAGAACAACACCTTCATCTCCGTGAATAATCTGTCATCGCTCAGTGATAGGAGGTAATCTATAACAGACTCCTGGATAACGCCTTTGTTCTCCAGAAATTTGATGAATATTAGGCGATTCACATAAATCTGGGCGATTTCTTCCTTCGCAGTCTGACCTAAGGTCCCCATCTGATTGTCGATGGAGTGTGTCAAGGATTCATTCTCCGGAATTTTGACAGTGTGGCCTTTGCCATCGCTATATGTACCGCCAACCATCAAAGCGAGGTACCAGCGATAGAATCTGTTTGTGATTTCCTCTTTATTCTGGACTACGACTCTGTTTCCAAAAAAGATGTCATTCACAACGTCGAAATCCTCAGTTATATCGAACTCAGCGACAACATTGGCAGTATTGTTAACAAAAATCCATCTGCGCCCATCCGTTGCGATAGCATTACCATATTCAGTAACTCCTTCATGAAGCAACATTATATCTTTGGCCTGATTGACAGCGCCGTCTGTCTTCTTTGCATAGAGATCTGCATTCAAGGGTTTGGCCTCGACAATATATCTCTTACCGCACGGTGTTGTTATCGTGAGATCGGCAAAACGGCGATGGGATTGTACAGTTGTGAACTCGCGTTCTCTCTCATCGATGCTGCAACCCATTTTCTCTAGAATAGGTACTATGAGGTGATCTATAGTGAATTCTTCAGGTTTCTGGGCAGTACCAATGTAAGCAGAAACCAATTCTTTGGGAGATGAATGAAGAAAAACTGAATCTCTTCCTTCTTGGGTTAGTGATTCCTGAAAATCCTTAAACAACTGATCGACAAACTGTGTTGTACCCATAACCTTCTCCCGATTACGCGACGTGTTTTCAAATGTATAAAACTTCTATCCAATCATTAGTTAGTCAGTCATTACCATTGGAAATGCAAATCAAGAATAACCTAGTATGTATGAAGAGAAAACAGCCCCATTTATTGAGCACAATCATTCTGGGTTTTCCTAAATCGATTCATAATACGCTGCGAATGTTTCTTTAGGACCTTTGGTAAGACGTATATCGTTGCCCTTCACCAATACGGTTACCGGGAGTCCGAGGAATAACGTTTCCTTAAAAATGGGCTCCCATACATCATATCCATCCCAGGTTCCGATGCATTTAACATCCACGACCGCAGAATTATATCTGCTCTGAGAGAATTGGAGGATCCTAATCTTATCGATGAACTTAGTATCGATTACCTTTTCCGCATCCGAAATAATCGCATTCTTTTCATCAAAATCCTTATGCCGCTGAATCATTTTCACTCCAATCGCCCCATAAGTTTCCTTTTAACATTACAATATACATGTTATTGAATCAGGTACTCTTCTTCACGATTATTGCCGTTATACGAGTAAGAATCCTGCTACCACGGCCGCAAGGCCTGACATAGAATTACAGTCGTCCGAAGCCTTCACAAAATCATCGAACCATCAGATCAACGATGATGTCTCCCGAACAACACTGCAATCACTACCAATGCAACTACGAAGACTCCGATTAATAAGAATATTGTATCTGAATTGGAATTATCAACAGACATCCAATGAGCATATACTGTCGAATCCTCTTTGAATACATATGATGTGTCTATCTTCACGCCGCCGGATGAGGAAGTATACCAACCTTCGAAATTAAATGTGTCTCTGGAAGCTGTAGGCAACCAGTTCAAAATTCCTTGACCATTAGTAGTTTTTGATGCTGTTTCACAATATCCCCCATTAGGATCAAACGTAACTGTTAGAATAATACCATCAATCCAAATAGCAAAAATCGTACAATTGTTATCAAATACGGTTGACGTAGTGACCTCAGTCAACAATCCTTCCTTAGATAGACTCCAGAACATGAATGTCGAACCATCTTTTTTAGGTACAGGCAGAGATTGTAACCTACGATCTGAATTGGTGTCCATAGTTGATACAGAGGAAGTACCTCCGTTTGGATCGAACGTAATAGTTACACCCTGGATTCCGTAATATAAACTACCATTTCCTGTACCTTTCCAAGTCTTTCCAGCAAGATCTGAAGCGTTTTTCTCAATCTTATTTCCATTTAAGAAGAAATCTACACCTCTGAATGCTTTCTCATCTATAGATTGTAGATTATTCGAAAAATGAACCTCTTCCAACGCTGTACAATAATAAAATTCCATAGATCCCAGATACTCAATATTAGGCATGTCGACATATCTCAAGGAATAACATTGATTAAAAGACTGATTCAATGAAGAACATTTTATGTATGCATATGTAAGGTTGTTACAACCGTTAAACGCCCCTACGCCACCCATTGTTGTGTTCTCCGGTATTGTCACGGACAACAATCCGGATGAAGAAAATGCAAGATAACCAATTAGCAACGTACTATCTGGTAAGTCAACACTAATAAGCTTA of the Thermoplasmata archaeon genome contains:
- a CDS encoding type II toxin-antitoxin system VapC family toxin, whose amino-acid sequence is MRIYLDNCCYGRPYDSKSQIRIQLESDAKLAIQHRIEAGKYDLVASSFLLDENNKKTDVSVRSHIFDYIDSNMKVFVQEDEDPELRKLASEIEETGIKSLDASHLAAAIYAECNYFITTDDRILKYKTDKIKIVNPVQFITEEE
- a CDS encoding class I SAM-dependent DNA methyltransferase, which translates into the protein MGTTQFVDQLFKDFQESLTQEGRDSVFLHSSPKELVSAYIGTAQKPEEFTIDHLIVPILEKMGCSIDEREREFTTVQSHRRFADLTITTPCGKRYIVEAKPLNADLYAKKTDGAVNQAKDIMLLHEGVTEYGNAIATDGRRWIFVNNTANVVAEFDITEDFDVVNDIFFGNRVVVQNKEEITNRFYRWYLALMVGGTYSDGKGHTVKIPENESLTHSIDNQMGTLGQTAKEEIAQIYVNRLIFIKFLENKGVIQESVIDYLLSLSDDRLFTEMKVLFFNVLNTPEDRRDSLNPIFRKVPYLNGSLFIPSSPEQFHSTFRIKAATLKRVLNFLSTFDLESSRDGSVNTMDPEILGYIFEMSMNTDKRKESGSFYTPSQITSYMSTRTIHEVLLTRIREYMLADGYPSNDVDDIKTIDDVYALRDTTLRKIYDNVLLKLKICDNACGSGAFLLSSADVLFRIYFNFNLLAGLRKTDVQLKKDILSNNIFGVDLDGKAVEIAKLRMWLWVADSYLPSSYDSLPNIDYNVYHGDALIGSVNPNDEFKGTVLDNYPIRGMSAPVKDLVSQRDQLIKAFRNMSGPESHSLQKEINDLSMTLSVQLSVEMNYKLAQKGLSMSQMDFVGLYPFHWTISFNDVFEQGGFDIIIGNPPYVALQNIKDTKPYPVYQLAGYETFDRTGDLYCLFYERSLSLLRDGGMLAYITSNSWMKAKYGSKLRNFFIQKTEPQSIINLSKMKVFKSATVESGILIYKKTKDLTAVDEVSMESCEIHSESDDYDLWKLVSEQALMNTFAVNSLWAIQDADQAIVKDVIESNGVKLKNWGINIYRGITTGLDEVFVIDKTQMDAIVAKDPRSANLISPTLRGRDMDHYVHKNQLFWLINPHNGDKKKGLSRINVDEYPAIKDYLNPHIEALTKRYDKGDTPYNLRNCAFMDELHELKIGWIELADRGRFCLIEQEVEPIASVFFFAVENPYYLLGILNSSLVSWYFQFITATSGAGTRRWKKQYVENIPVPMSPSNKAIIEELVKQIMLNHGDEEIQKQIDLEVCKAYGLSETETQYLLSEMNQ